In Prionailurus viverrinus isolate Anna chromosome D1, UM_Priviv_1.0, whole genome shotgun sequence, the DNA window GATTTCTCACTTGAAATTCAACTGACATTTTTTATCTATGTGCAAACAGTTTGTAACCtgcaaataaatgaatcaaatattAGGTACTCTTATTCAGTGAAAGTGAGGATTTCAGGGCACAAAGCAAATTTGCCTAGGTCATATTGCTGAGGCTCAGGATATGCACAAGGTCATACAACCATTAAAAGACAGAATCACGCTTGAAATCTATATGCCTTTGGAGCTCAAATCTGCATGTTTATCACCATGTCATACTGCCACTGATAATGTGACATGAATATAATACAGTTAATGTCAGTGTTAAACAGGTAGATTCCTTCCTAAGGGTTAAgatggaaaatacaaattacataCTTGTATTTGATTGACATAATAGAATAAACTGTGAAAGTGATGCCATAAAAAGTACACAGGACAACTAAGCTTCACGAGTGAGAAAAGAAGGATTTAaagcaaaaacttttttttaactgtccAAGCTGTTTTTGCTTTGAGTTAATTTCCATGAACAGATACAAGAAATGTAGCTTTATTCTGGCATCATGATATTCAGAGCAATAATAAAGGGCAGTCTCTGTCAAGCTGTAGGATTTTAAACACTATTAAACGCTTTAAAAAGACAGTAAACCTTCAAAGTTCAGACATGGTATCTATACTTGGTGTCTAATAAAGGCAATCCCCCTTCTGAAAAAACACTAAATATTTAAGTCTCTTTTACCTTGACCTCAAACTTCTGCCTTTGAcatctttgattttcttcaaaGGCAGAAAATCGGGATGCCAATTCTGGCCCTTGACCACCTTCTCCCAGCATACTCTGCTGGCTGCACTAGCACCTGGGCATTAGACCAGAGAGTGTCATCACTCATTCTCTACCTTTAGGTAGTAACTAATATTTCTAAAAGCTGTTACTAGACAGGTCAGTTGAGACAAAACTTTTTCCTGCAGGACACCAAGCGACCACCCTTTCCACATTTTGAAAGTCTCTTAAACCAAGAGGAGCTTGGTGAAAGAATGTGAAAGCTGAAGGCTGACATCAATCAACACTTGTAGACTTTTTAAACAATCGAGGTAGATTTTTAAGTGTCCATTTTAAATAGGTTAAATTGTGGAATAACAAACTTCACCTTATTTTCGTAGTGCAGAAGCCTAGGACATTTCCTTTGAGATATGGAGAAAACATTCTACAAGGGGGAAGAGCTTCTCCAATGGAATGATTAAGCACACATTACAGTATCTTAAGCTCAACTTTTCAAGTAGTGACCCGACCAATGAGGCCCACCAAAACTGTATTAATGCTTTTTAGATAATATTAATACCCATCTACAACAAATGAGAACTTAAGTAAGACAGAGTATCTATCTATTTTGCAGGTGAATCAAGAATTTAAAATCACGAAGAATCAAAAGGTCTATACAAAAGGGCCAACAACCAAACAGTAAGCAATGACAAGTGATTAAATCCAAAACACCAAGTTGCTAAGTTATAGGGAAGCTGTTGTTCATCTGGACCTTTGCCCAGAACACAAAAATTTGGAGGAGAAACGCTGGCCGTTTAAAGGGAACAAGGGTTCTAAATTTGCTGCCTCATTCCTTTATCTGGACAGCTAATCTTGACCTTGCAGAAGCTTCCTCTGATACTGTCTCTATCAAAATGGCCATAACCACACTGGAAAATCCAACAGGGTCCCAAAGCTCTTATGTGGAAATCCAGTGTTCAAAAAACTagagaaaaggggcacctggctcagttggtggagcatccaactcttgatcttggggtcgtgagttcgagccccactttgggtgcagagattaaacaaaacagaacatctAGAGAATATTTAAAGCCAAGATCAGAAATCCCACGTTCTTTAGAACAATCAACCCAAGATTCTGGCAATGGAGACAACGGAGTATTTTAAACCCGCTCAAAATCCTTTAAGGTAACTAAATGCAGAGCAAAATCGTCTGTACTTTCCCCGGGTTATGGCCCCCTTCCTTTGacgaaaaggttttttttttttttcttttttctttttttcaaagactgAGTTCCTCTAAGAACCACCACCTGCtcatggtgcttttttttttttgccctcaaGAAGGCATCTGCACTGCAGATCTCTGCACGAGGGGAGCTTGCCAGCCAGCTCCCACCAGCAGGCAAACGCGTATACAATGGAAACTAAAAGCGGCCTGCAGCTTGCCTCCTAGTCTttcacagagagacagaagaaggggGTTCAACCAGCTCCTGCTTTGTCtaatttttctccccctcccccctttctgcGCTAAACACTCCCCTTTGTTACACTGCGATCAATAATGGCCCATAGAGAGCATGAAATCAAAATGTGTTGATGGCTTGGCATGACTCTATTATCTTCTAGAATATAAGCAATTGATtgcttgtccccacccccacgccgCGCCAGTGACGAGCGGGCTGTGTTGCAGATGCAGCCACGGATCCATCTTGGACCATCAGCTGCTCCCTCCCAAATCTTCCCGGAGCTATTCTCATCACGCCTCGTCTCACCTCGGAGCCTCAGAAAAGCGAGCATTTGGGGAGTCTAACCACAACAAAAATTACAGGCGCAGGAAAAGAGCATGGAAAACGGCTCCCATGTTTCCATCAAACGTCCTGATCCTCCCCCACgggaaaccaaaaaatatttctatatttctggAAGACTACCACGAATTTCCGACTATGTCAACACCTGTCTGTAAACCCGCAGTGCAACCTTTGCACCATCATCTCTTCAAAACCCTAGCCAGCTCGCTCTCCTGCAACCAACCTGCCCCAATCCTCTCAATCTCTCTAATCCTCCACTAAATCACCCCGGTTCAGCCGACGGCTCCCCCGAAATGGTGTTTCTCCCCCACCTGCTGTGCCTCGGCGTTAACGCCCACTCCCCAGAATatctccccgcccccaacctgtTTGCCTCACACCCCGTTATTTCCTCACCGCCTGCACCACcttactctcccctcccccttagCCCATTTTCCACCCGCTCGTAACCGGGGGCTGAAGCCTCCGGTAGGCGAGGGTCCTTTGCCTTCCCTGACACTCCAAcgtcccccccaccctccaaggGCGGGGTTCCCCGGAGCGCCTCACCCGCACAGGAGGAGCCGCAGCTCTTCGCCCCCAGGGCggggcaggctccagggctcccgCCGCCGGGCGCCGAAGGCTCGGCCCCGGAGGACGACGACGAGACGGACGGAGACTGAGTGGCCGCCGACGGCTCCGCCATGGCCGCGCGAGCAAGGGCAGGAGAGGGGTGAAGAGAGATGTGGggcgggagagagggaggggaaagaaaataatcGGGCAGCTGGCTCTCGGAAGTCCCTTCGCTCCTCCTGCTCCGAGGACAGACTCCGACAGACTGACTGACTCAGCCGAGCGCAGAGAGAGGGCGGGAGGGCGAGCGCGAGCGCGCAGGCGCACAAAAGGCCCCCGGGCGGGCGGCGGTCGGGTCTAGGCGCCCAGCGACGCAGGGCGCAAGCGCAAGAACTGTCCCTCCGCGCTCCTGCGGGGAAGGAGGGGCAAAACTGGCTTCACCAAGCGCGGGCGCGAGAGGCCGGGGTGGGCCGCGCCCCTCCGGGAACGAGACGCAAGGGGCGTGGCCAAATGCCAAGCCCCGCCCACCACTGCGGCCGAAGTGGGAGGGGGCCCCCGCAGGTTAGTATTTCTTCATAACTCCTCATGTGAATGTGTCAGGGTCGCCGGATTATGGGTTTTAACAATAGAAGTTTCTTTTGCTTCCATTAGCTGGAGAATGTCTTTCCCATAAATTCCAGAGCGGATGTCTTTTGTCTGATGCGTTCCTGCCTGTGACGCCAATGAAAAGTGAAAACCGGAATGTGGATGTAGGCCCACTGTGCAAGgtgctttattaatttttctggaTGTGTCGTAATCTCTGAGGCAGAGATGGCACggtctcccatttggtaggtggAGCAAGATGCTATACAGAATGAAAAACTATTACTCATTCTAGTCACATTCCAATGCAGCCAacagaacctgcttcatattcttaCGTTGTTTCTGTTCCCAAAGAGGGGTCCACCTTGGGTCTTAAGGTTGTCCTTTCCTCCACATAGGCTATCAAGTAAAGAAGACatactttgaagaaaaaatagctgAGCTAATGAGAAGAAGAGCCCGGAGATAACATCCTGGCTGCGGTTATGGGGGGGATGGTAAAATGAGGTATTGAGAATATGCCACAAAATACATACGATTGAATTTTATCCATAGCCTAAATGGAGTCTTtagtagaaaatttatttgaaaccaGATATCTAGCTTATACTGGATTTtgttcgtttttgtttgttttgttttgttttggtctccTCTTTGGTTGGATTGTGAAATTCAAAGCCTTCTCCATACACGTGATCAAAATACTTGAAATGTgcatgattcttttaaaaaggggaaTGTAAACTGGAAATGGCAAAAATCAAAACTGTAGGCCTTGTGATTGCTAAAGCAGCAATCGATGACCTGAAGAGCAATTGCAAGATCAGCAGATCCTGTAGAGATGCAGCCTCACGAAGGGGGAGGTGGTATGCCAGGCAGCAACAGAAAGGACAAGTGATCTGACCATTGGAAATCTTCTAGAACAGGAAGTAGACTACATCTGCCCTTGACACTTTTTAAGGTCAGGTAAAGCCCAGATAGGAAAAAAACTGGCCATTGCAAATGCTCTGGAAAAAAAGGCCCAGAAGATATTTCCCAAAATAATACGTGGCAAATATCTTCCTCTGACACTTACGGCATCAGTTGATAATGCAGCAATCTGTCCTTTAGATGACAAAGGGAAATAGAAACTAATCTGATAACCAAGCCAGTTATCTACCCATTCTGATAAAcgcataaactttaaaaatgtatgctgtTAGATGCTGGATAAGAAAATGAATGAGGCTGGTCCTTAGCCCTGACAGCGATTGCTAGGCTcttaaggaaaggaaaggaaacctgtTTTCATGGTAACTAGAAGTAGAGaaaagaagctaaaaataaaGGTACAGATGTCTTGGTGGTCCTTTCACACTCTTAAGATTTCTTCCGTAAGAGACCTTTGTGCTAGGTCCAATTCCTgaaactgtttttctttcctgctccctCTTGCTGTACCAGTAAACTTCCCTGAGACTGACTCTTGCGTGAGATGTTATTTGTATCTatgatttgttccacaaatgTTTACTGATCACCTGCTGAGAGAATGACACCATCCTGGGGAATGTGGAGGAATCAAAAAAATATGTTTGTCCTGTCTTCAATGAGCTTACAAGCTAGTTGGGGCTCGAAAATACtcgcataaaaataaaaagtaaatggcaACCAAAACAACCCCAAACAACACAGAACTGCAGTGTTCTGATGAGATGGCAACTCAGTTGTATGAATTTAAAGGGAGAGGGAATCATAATGGAGCTGGTAGTGGCTTGGGAGGTTTTatgaagaacaaagtcagagtTTGGAATGGTAAGGAGGTCATTAAAAGCAGAGAATGGTGTGAAGCAAATGAAGCGGCGGCTTTTGTGCAAGTATACAGTAAGACCTCCTTCTGGGCAGACCAATCACTGGAGAgcactccttcctccctgcccaaCCCATGATGCACTTCAATGCTGGCTTGTTTAGCAGAACTTGGCCTAGATTTGATcccctcttgcccctcccctccacaggcTGCCTTAGGGCCACACGTAGACTACGCGGCCATCTGTGGTGGCTAGAGGGTCAGAAGTGTGACTCTAGTAAGGTTTTTAGGGTGTGGTTAGCCCAGTTGCCTAGAGCCAAGGGCTTGAATTGAAACAAGAGGGAGGTAAAATGGGAAAGATGTGTCGGGGCCAGAGTGTGGAAAGGCAGGAATACAGCACTGAGGAACTGAGGGTTCCTCTTAAGGCTAATGGGAATATGGGGGACCCAGTGAATTCAGTGAGGTTTTCCGACAGAGATGGGCTCAGAtgggattattaaaaaaaatgtcttttcaatgcctatttagttttgagagagcgcgagcaggggaggggcagagagcgagggagacacagaatccgaagcagactccaggctctcggcacagagcccgccgcggggcttgaacccgtgaaccgtgagatggtgacttgagccgaagttggacgcttaaccgactgagccactcaggtgcccctcagttggGATTTTTGAAGTGTTCACTGGAGCATAGCCACTTCTCAGTTCTgtgtagcaattttttttttttttttttttctggagtaaTTTTTTGCTGCTGAGGCACTGAGCTGGGCC includes these proteins:
- the LOC125146605 gene encoding translation initiation factor IF-2-like gives rise to the protein MAARPSAERGREGERERAGAQKAPGRAAVGSRRPATQGASARTVPPRSCGEGGAKLASPSAGARGRGGPRPSGNETQGAWPNAKPRPPLRPKWEGAPAAGECLSHKFQSGCLLSDAFLPVTPMKSENRNVDVGPLCKAIK